From Bacteroidia bacterium, the proteins below share one genomic window:
- the murG gene encoding undecaprenyldiphospho-muramoylpentapeptide beta-N-acetylglucosaminyltransferase — MSYKFIISGGGTGGHIFPAIAIANELKSRYPNAQFLFVGAKDRMEMTKVPEAGYHIEGLWISGIQRKLTLKNLAVPFKLLYSLYKAGKIVHKFKPDAVIGVGGYASAAVLYAAQRQHIPCLIQEQNSFAGITNKWLSKKVQKICVAYDGMERFFPKNKIIKTGNPVRSSLLQIDKTREEAILSLGLNPQKKTILVTGGSLGARTLNEALKNSFQNILLSDIQIIWQTGSFYFKEYKQFAQPGILLLEFIKDMNTAYQAADLVVCRAGALTIAEICVLGKPSILIPSPFVTEDHQTHNAMQLVNQNAALIIKDTEAIQSLGNTIISTISDNILLEKLATESKKISIPDATARIVNEIESMIV; from the coding sequence ATGTCATATAAATTCATCATATCCGGAGGAGGAACAGGTGGACACATCTTTCCTGCCATAGCGATTGCTAATGAGCTTAAATCAAGATATCCTAATGCTCAATTCCTATTTGTAGGGGCAAAAGACAGAATGGAAATGACCAAAGTACCTGAAGCAGGCTATCACATTGAAGGGCTTTGGATAAGCGGAATTCAAAGAAAATTGACTCTTAAAAACCTCGCAGTTCCATTCAAACTACTTTATAGTTTATACAAAGCCGGCAAAATTGTACATAAGTTCAAACCGGATGCTGTTATTGGGGTAGGAGGATATGCAAGCGCTGCTGTACTCTATGCTGCTCAAAGACAACACATTCCTTGCTTGATTCAAGAGCAAAATTCTTTTGCCGGTATTACCAACAAATGGCTTAGTAAAAAAGTTCAAAAAATATGTGTGGCTTATGATGGCATGGAAAGGTTCTTTCCAAAAAATAAAATTATCAAAACCGGAAATCCGGTCAGAAGCTCCTTACTACAAATTGATAAAACAAGAGAGGAAGCAATCTTAAGCTTAGGGTTAAACCCTCAAAAAAAGACTATACTGGTTACAGGAGGCAGCCTTGGCGCACGCACTTTAAACGAAGCACTCAAGAACAGTTTTCAGAATATACTCCTTTCAGATATTCAAATCATTTGGCAAACAGGGTCTTTCTATTTCAAAGAATACAAACAGTTTGCACAACCCGGCATTTTATTGCTTGAGTTTATCAAAGATATGAATACTGCATATCAAGCGGCAGACCTTGTAGTTTGCAGAGCCGGAGCTTTAACAATAGCAGAAATCTGCGTTTTGGGAAAACCTTCAATATTGATTCCCTCTCCTTTTGTTACAGAGGATCATCAAACACACAATGCCATGCAATTAGTTAATCAAAATGCTGCATTAATAATCAAAGACACTGAAGCAATTCAAAGCCTTGGGAATACAATCATTTCGACAATTTCCGATAATATTTTATTAGAAAAACTGGCTACTGAATCTAAAAAAATTAGCATTCCTGATGCAACTGCGCGGATAGTTAACGAAATCGAAAGTATGATTGTTTAG
- the rsmH gene encoding 16S rRNA (cytosine(1402)-N(4))-methyltransferase RsmH, with protein MSNYHIPVLASESIEALDIKPNGTYVDATFGGGGHSKLILEKLDKGQLIAFDMDSDAAKNIPDDERLLFVNHNYGYIKQFLDYLNIDSVDGILADLGISSYQIDTPERGFAHRFEGVVDMRMNIDNNISAKTLLNEYSEESLTHILREYGELPNAKRIAHSICLAREIKPIETTTDLTEILKEFEKPGKQGQFRSQVFQALRIEVNQELEGLKNLLINGCNKLKKNGRFVIISYHSLEDRLVKNFFKAGNFEGNIEKDFYGVANTPLKPLSGKSIIPGVEETKANNRARSAKMRVGIKVS; from the coding sequence ATGAGTAACTACCATATCCCGGTGCTTGCTTCGGAATCAATTGAGGCATTAGACATAAAACCAAACGGGACTTATGTTGATGCAACTTTCGGAGGTGGTGGACACTCAAAACTAATTTTAGAAAAATTAGATAAAGGACAACTCATTGCTTTTGATATGGATAGTGATGCAGCAAAGAATATCCCGGATGACGAAAGACTTCTTTTTGTGAATCACAATTATGGATATATCAAACAATTCTTAGACTATTTAAACATTGATTCAGTTGATGGAATTTTAGCTGACTTGGGTATATCTTCATATCAAATCGACACACCGGAACGTGGTTTTGCACACCGCTTTGAAGGAGTGGTTGACATGAGGATGAATATAGACAATAACATCTCTGCAAAAACACTCCTGAACGAATACTCAGAAGAATCGCTTACACACATTTTGAGAGAATATGGAGAACTGCCAAATGCAAAGCGAATTGCACACAGCATCTGTTTGGCACGAGAAATAAAACCCATTGAGACGACCACTGACCTAACAGAAATTTTAAAAGAATTTGAGAAGCCCGGCAAACAAGGCCAATTCCGCAGCCAAGTGTTTCAAGCATTAAGAATAGAAGTAAATCAAGAATTGGAAGGGTTAAAGAACTTACTCATCAATGGATGCAACAAATTGAAGAAGAATGGGCGATTTGTTATTATCAGCTATCATTCGCTTGAAGACAGATTGGTAAAGAACTTTTTTAAAGCAGGGAACTTTGAAGGTAACATAGAAAAAGATTTTTATGGCGTTGCAAACACACCGCTAAAGCCGTTATCCGGCAAATCAATTATACCGGGAGTTGAAGAAACAAAAGCTAACAACAGAGCCCGTAGTGCCAAAATGCGTGTTGGAATTAAAGTATCTTAA
- a CDS encoding CoA transferase subunit A has product MKKVYKNAQEAIADIESGTTLMLGGFGLCGLPENCIAALVQKGVNNLTCISNNAGVDDFGIGLMLQKRQVKKMIASYVGENAEFERQLLSGELEVELVPQGTLATRCMAAGYGIPAFFTPAGVGTEVAEGKEVREFDGKKYLMEHAFKADFAIVKAWKGDTHGNLIYKETARNFNPVMAMAGTITIAEVEELVPAGELNPDIIHTPGIYVHRIFQGTNYEKRIEQRTTRKRD; this is encoded by the coding sequence ATGAAAAAAGTATATAAAAATGCACAAGAAGCAATAGCAGACATTGAGTCAGGCACAACGCTGATGTTAGGCGGTTTTGGGCTATGCGGATTGCCCGAAAATTGTATTGCAGCGCTTGTACAAAAAGGAGTAAATAACCTTACTTGTATTTCTAACAATGCCGGTGTGGATGATTTTGGTATCGGACTGATGTTACAAAAAAGACAAGTAAAAAAGATGATTGCATCGTATGTTGGAGAGAATGCTGAATTTGAAAGACAATTACTGTCAGGAGAGTTGGAGGTTGAACTTGTGCCACAAGGAACCTTAGCTACCAGATGTATGGCTGCAGGATATGGCATTCCGGCATTTTTTACTCCGGCAGGTGTAGGTACAGAGGTTGCAGAAGGGAAAGAAGTAAGAGAGTTTGATGGAAAGAAGTATTTAATGGAACATGCATTTAAGGCTGATTTTGCTATTGTCAAGGCGTGGAAAGGAGATACTCATGGCAATTTAATTTATAAAGAAACAGCAAGAAATTTTAATCCGGTAATGGCAATGGCAGGTACTATTACTATTGCAGAAGTGGAAGAGTTGGTGCCGGCAGGTGAGCTTAACCCTGATATTATTCACACTCCTGGCATTTATGTACATAGAATTTTTCAAGGTACAAATTACGAAAAGCGAATAGAGCAAAGAACAACAAGAAAAAGAGATTAA
- the mraZ gene encoding division/cell wall cluster transcriptional repressor MraZ, with product MAKFIGEFDCKIDNKGRIALPSKLRMQIPAGMEQTMVINRGFECCLVLYVMEDWNKESEKLNVLNEFNREARRFIRQYNNGATILSVDNNARILIPKKLLDYAEIKGNIVLSAYGNKIEIWSEKNYKEEMSFDADDFGATAEKLLGNKNIDTNPSNE from the coding sequence ATGGCAAAGTTTATAGGAGAGTTTGACTGTAAAATTGACAACAAAGGCAGGATAGCACTGCCCTCTAAGCTTCGTATGCAGATTCCGGCAGGCATGGAACAAACCATGGTTATTAATCGCGGATTTGAATGTTGTTTGGTTTTGTACGTCATGGAGGACTGGAACAAAGAATCCGAGAAGTTGAATGTCCTGAACGAATTCAATCGTGAAGCAAGAAGATTTATTAGACAATATAACAATGGAGCTACCATTCTGTCTGTGGACAACAATGCTCGTATTTTGATTCCCAAGAAATTGCTCGATTATGCTGAAATCAAAGGAAACATTGTACTGTCAGCGTATGGTAACAAAATTGAAATCTGGTCTGAGAAGAACTACAAAGAAGAGATGTCATTTGACGCGGACGACTTTGGTGCAACCGCAGAAAAATTATTAGGCAATAAAAACATAGATACCAACCCTTCGAATGAGTAA
- a CDS encoding FtsL-like putative cell division protein, which yields MTKTEENKENTVTGKSVQSEQTKDSFSFILNKEWVNKSLPAILVLSTLAIFYIYIANSHVKKLNEIEKLKQENQELRSELIAIQTDLMTKSKQSEVANRVRERGLKEMRKPPFQLKDEKNK from the coding sequence ATGACTAAAACAGAAGAAAATAAAGAAAACACAGTCACTGGCAAATCAGTTCAATCTGAACAAACAAAAGACTCATTTAGTTTTATACTGAATAAAGAATGGGTAAACAAATCGCTTCCGGCAATTTTAGTGCTATCAACTTTAGCAATATTCTACATTTACATTGCCAACAGTCATGTGAAGAAGCTCAATGAAATTGAGAAATTGAAACAAGAAAACCAAGAGTTAAGGTCTGAACTCATTGCAATCCAAACAGATTTAATGACAAAAAGCAAACAAAGTGAAGTTGCAAACAGGGTAAGAGAGCGGGGATTAAAAGAAATGCGCAAACCTCCATTTCAATTAAAAGACGAGAAAAACAAATGA
- a CDS encoding CoA transferase subunit B, which produces MALTKEQIAQRIAQELQDGYYVNLGIGIPTLVANYIPEGIEVVLQSENGLLGIGPFPYEGEEDADLINAGKQTVTTIKGSAFFDSAMSFGMIRAGKVHLTVLGAMEVSDNGDIASWKIPGKMVKGMGGAMDLVASAKNIIVAMQHTNKAGESKLLKKCTLPITGLACVRKIVTELGFFNITEQGFELVELAPGVTVEEVKSKTEGRLVIAPNLKVMQL; this is translated from the coding sequence ATGGCACTTACAAAAGAACAAATAGCACAAAGAATAGCCCAAGAACTTCAAGATGGATATTATGTAAATTTAGGAATTGGTATTCCAACCTTAGTTGCGAATTATATTCCGGAGGGAATTGAAGTGGTTTTACAATCTGAGAATGGATTGCTGGGAATAGGACCTTTTCCTTATGAAGGGGAAGAGGATGCGGATTTAATCAATGCAGGCAAACAAACTGTAACAACTATAAAAGGTTCTGCATTCTTTGATTCTGCCATGAGTTTTGGAATGATACGAGCCGGCAAAGTTCATCTCACTGTACTTGGTGCAATGGAGGTGAGCGATAACGGTGATATCGCCAGTTGGAAAATACCGGGTAAAATGGTCAAAGGCATGGGGGGAGCAATGGATTTGGTTGCTTCAGCTAAGAATATTATTGTTGCTATGCAGCATACAAACAAAGCGGGAGAATCCAAACTCCTTAAAAAATGTACATTGCCTATTACAGGGTTGGCATGTGTTCGTAAAATTGTTACCGAATTAGGATTTTTCAATATCACAGAACAAGGTTTTGAGTTAGTAGAATTAGCTCCCGGTGTTACTGTAGAAGAAGTGAAATCAAAAACAGAAGGCAGGCTGGTCATTGCTCCAAATTTAAAAGTGATGCAACTGTAG
- a CDS encoding helical backbone metal receptor yields the protein MSIFIDQLGRKVHIESTPKRIVSIVPSQTELLYALGCAETVVGQTVFCVHPYDKFKNAVKIGGPKKLNIDKIIALKPDLVIANKEENLKEEVAVLEPYCPVWVSDIVNLEDALAMICSIGQICDKEHQASQLIAKIENGFSIKNYEYKHTCIYMIWRNPYMVVGGGTFINDMLSRGGFANLCENMSRYPQLLLEQMQMFNPDVVFLSSEPYPFKEKHIAEFEKIFPKSNIMLVDGEMFTWYGSRLQYSSQYFNTIKARLL from the coding sequence ATGTCAATCTTTATAGATCAATTAGGTCGAAAAGTACACATAGAGAGCACCCCAAAACGCATAGTGTCAATTGTTCCTTCTCAAACGGAATTGCTTTATGCACTTGGATGTGCTGAAACAGTGGTTGGACAAACTGTGTTTTGTGTACATCCTTATGACAAGTTTAAAAACGCTGTAAAGATTGGTGGACCCAAAAAACTGAATATTGATAAAATCATAGCACTTAAGCCGGATTTGGTAATAGCCAACAAGGAAGAGAATTTAAAAGAAGAAGTGGCGGTGTTAGAGCCATATTGTCCGGTGTGGGTCAGTGATATTGTAAATCTTGAAGATGCATTGGCTATGATATGTTCGATAGGGCAAATCTGTGATAAGGAACATCAAGCAAGTCAGTTGATTGCTAAAATTGAAAATGGATTTAGTATAAAAAATTATGAGTACAAGCACACTTGTATCTATATGATTTGGCGTAATCCTTATATGGTTGTAGGTGGTGGTACTTTTATTAATGATATGTTAAGTCGTGGAGGTTTTGCCAATCTATGTGAAAACATGAGTAGATATCCTCAGTTGTTACTTGAACAAATGCAAATGTTCAATCCAGATGTAGTGTTCTTGTCATCTGAACCGTATCCCTTCAAAGAGAAACATATAGCGGAGTTTGAGAAAATTTTTCCTAAGTCTAATATCATGTTAGTAGATGGAGAAATGTTTACATGGTATGGAAGTAGGTTGCAATATTCATCCCAATATTTTAACACTATAAAAGCGAGATTACTTTAG
- a CDS encoding TonB-dependent receptor produces the protein MKSNQLFIKAFLLYLIPFSFQNVFSQNVKIHGYLIDEQTNIELPYATVSAIEQQSQNFIGAVSDLNGQFQLILLPGTYNISFTFTGYKTVLKSNVLVKQTDTVINLGRILMKSDAKMLDGARVEGEKETMKIEVDKKVFNVENNPMTIGGTAVDVLNQIPTIDVDMDGNVSLRGSSDVQIYINGKPTSFGGADKQSFLQQIPAANIERVELINNPSAKYDAEGTSGIINIILKSTTKPGWNSTITAGYGTFDRYNASASFAYGTRKFKLNTTYGFRNNKSLSTGNLKTLNILSDTSYYMLQNSSTTRGDLSNTWNGSIDYSISDKTTISFNWLGSISTRKNPETINYSFEDVAFSPLYEYERLGSDKDGRKNGEIGFTFSHYFDNAKKQSLIFLANISGSDGESNSQYHQDDEGVRRQWQNTANKTNNILPLAQLDYVLPIGDKVVFETGGKFSMRKINNDFYADTMNYTTNMYDVDGSLTNNFLYSEIVNAAYVNYAQEFNWFKIKAGVRAEQSIINGDQKVGNLTFSRQYINFFPSIFLTKEIKKGQDFQLSYSRRINRPWIHSLNPFAQQTDPYNLRMGNPALNPELIDAYEATYFISKKSDFISGTLYYRQVNGVFQRYRYVDDNGVAIMTMTNLDVSKNVGLEGIFRKKIQNLSTTLNLNLFRNKVAGSLMNNAASATNISWFGKLLASYKINKSMDIQASYFYRGKVTHVQGTMQPMHNLDLGFKMDVLKKHGTLSLNFTDVFNTRQFSIKSSGENFNSESTWKWQSRVFTVNFTYKFGDLNSDLGKKNKRRMEESTGGDDFDF, from the coding sequence ATGAAGTCAAACCAATTATTTATTAAAGCATTTCTGCTCTACTTAATTCCTTTTTCTTTCCAAAATGTATTTTCTCAAAATGTTAAAATACATGGATATCTTATTGATGAGCAAACAAATATTGAATTGCCTTATGCAACTGTCAGCGCAATCGAACAACAATCGCAGAATTTTATAGGGGCAGTTTCTGACTTAAATGGTCAATTTCAATTAATACTTTTGCCAGGAACTTATAATATTTCCTTCACCTTTACAGGATATAAGACAGTACTCAAGAGTAATGTTTTAGTCAAGCAAACGGATACTGTCATTAATTTGGGTAGAATTTTAATGAAGTCAGATGCGAAGATGCTTGATGGCGCAAGAGTGGAAGGAGAGAAAGAAACCATGAAGATTGAAGTCGATAAAAAGGTTTTTAATGTGGAGAATAACCCAATGACCATAGGAGGAACCGCGGTTGATGTGCTCAATCAAATTCCGACTATTGATGTGGACATGGATGGGAATGTATCTTTGAGAGGTTCTTCTGATGTGCAAATTTATATCAATGGTAAACCCACAAGTTTTGGAGGTGCAGATAAACAATCGTTTTTACAACAAATCCCTGCTGCCAATATAGAGAGAGTAGAACTCATTAATAACCCTTCAGCAAAATATGATGCCGAAGGGACCTCAGGCATTATTAATATTATTCTGAAATCAACTACCAAACCCGGATGGAATTCTACAATAACAGCAGGCTATGGCACTTTTGACAGGTACAATGCTTCTGCATCATTTGCTTATGGCACAAGGAAATTTAAACTGAACACTACTTATGGTTTTAGAAATAACAAGAGTTTATCTACAGGGAATTTGAAAACCCTAAACATTTTGAGTGATACCTCATACTATATGCTACAAAACAGCAGTACAACAAGAGGTGATTTAAGTAATACTTGGAATGGCAGTATTGATTATAGTATTTCCGATAAGACTACGATTTCATTTAATTGGTTAGGGAGTATCAGCACAAGAAAGAACCCTGAAACTATAAACTATTCATTTGAAGATGTTGCTTTCTCACCACTGTATGAATATGAACGTTTGGGATCAGATAAGGATGGTAGAAAGAATGGAGAGATAGGGTTCACTTTTAGTCATTATTTTGATAATGCGAAGAAACAAAGTTTGATTTTTTTGGCAAATATTTCAGGGTCAGATGGAGAGTCAAATTCACAATACCATCAAGATGATGAAGGTGTAAGAAGGCAATGGCAAAACACTGCTAACAAGACCAATAATATCTTACCTCTCGCACAACTTGATTATGTTCTCCCTATTGGTGATAAGGTTGTGTTTGAAACAGGAGGCAAATTCTCAATGAGGAAAATTAATAATGATTTCTATGCTGACACAATGAATTACACAACTAACATGTATGACGTTGATGGCAGCTTGACAAATAATTTCCTTTACAGCGAAATAGTAAACGCTGCTTATGTGAATTATGCTCAAGAGTTTAATTGGTTTAAAATCAAAGCAGGAGTGCGAGCAGAGCAATCAATAATTAATGGAGACCAGAAAGTTGGTAACCTTACTTTTTCGCGTCAATACATCAATTTTTTTCCCTCTATTTTCTTGACAAAGGAGATTAAAAAAGGACAAGACTTTCAACTTAGTTATAGCAGACGTATCAATAGACCTTGGATACATTCACTGAATCCTTTTGCTCAACAAACTGACCCGTACAACTTGCGTATGGGTAATCCGGCTCTCAATCCCGAGTTGATTGATGCGTATGAAGCAACCTATTTTATTTCTAAGAAAAGTGATTTTATCTCAGGTACTTTGTATTACCGACAAGTAAATGGAGTGTTCCAACGTTACAGGTATGTGGATGATAATGGTGTCGCTATTATGACAATGACCAATTTAGATGTGTCTAAAAATGTGGGGTTAGAAGGAATTTTTAGAAAAAAGATTCAAAATCTGAGCACTACATTAAATTTAAATCTTTTCAGAAATAAAGTAGCAGGAAGTCTAATGAATAATGCTGCTTCTGCAACTAACATTTCTTGGTTTGGAAAATTGTTGGCATCATATAAAATCAATAAGAGTATGGATATCCAAGCGTCATATTTTTATAGAGGCAAGGTTACACATGTACAAGGCACGATGCAACCAATGCACAATTTGGATTTAGGGTTCAAAATGGATGTGTTAAAAAAACACGGTACTTTGTCTTTAAATTTCACGGATGTATTTAATACCCGTCAGTTTTCTATTAAGAGTAGTGGTGAAAATTTCAACAGTGAATCAACTTGGAAATGGCAATCAAGGGTATTTACAGTAAACTTTACATACAAGTTTGGAGACTTAAATTCTGATTTAGGAAAGAAAAATAAACGCAGGATGGAGGAAAGTACCGGTGGTGATGATTTTGATTTCTAA
- a CDS encoding transpeptidase family protein, which produces MSLRKSILLRTRLVMIIMVVFAIIILIQAFDYAVLNREDYVEMSQKQSIRLREVKAIRGNILSNDGRLLATSLPKYDIRFDTRASKITDELFRKEVDSLAILCAIYFPDKNFKLWKSYLTSARNNKERYLLIQRNVSYEIAKEMGNWPIFKMGKNAGGFIKEEHNVREMPFGHLARRTIGFTTRDGRLFGLESAFDSVLRGKSGKRYEQRVSAHVWRPIDNNEFEPENGYDIVTTIDINIQDVAEDALRRALDSSNAQSGCAILIEVETGAIRAIANFNRLKDGSYFESMNLAISDASDPGSTFKLASMLALLEEGVIDIDDSVDINYGRKQFYDRFMEDAHSSPNKKITVKQAFEFSSNVGIAGLVEEYFKSNPQRFIDYLTKLNLSKPIGVEIYGEGNIRIKSPIDKDWNLTTLPWTAIGYESRITALQILNIYNTIANNGKMIKPFFVSEIRKTGKTLWKHETEVLNERVCSQSTIDKLKELLIGVVEEGTARNLRNLDYKVAGKTGTAQIFTGKGYDKYSHKASFVGYFPADKPKYSCIVVINEPRRGGYYGNVIAGPVFREIADKVYATLLDIHPEIQPDADVILPIVKDGIRDDIKFVLNTLQISSNTREGVTGSEWVRASKQDKYISLSPRQINKNMMPDVRGMGLRDGLYLLESLGLTVSVEGYGWIKYQSLPPNTPITPGNKVFIDLKP; this is translated from the coding sequence ATGAGTTTACGCAAATCCATATTGCTTCGAACACGCCTTGTGATGATTATTATGGTTGTCTTTGCGATCATTATATTAATTCAAGCGTTTGATTATGCCGTACTTAACCGCGAAGATTATGTAGAAATGAGCCAAAAACAGAGTATCAGGCTGAGAGAAGTAAAAGCAATAAGGGGAAATATTTTGAGTAATGACGGCAGGTTGTTGGCTACTTCATTACCCAAATATGATATCCGTTTTGATACAAGGGCGTCAAAAATCACCGATGAACTATTTAGAAAGGAAGTGGACTCGCTAGCTATTCTTTGTGCCATATATTTCCCTGATAAAAACTTTAAACTTTGGAAATCCTATTTAACCTCAGCAAGGAACAACAAAGAACGCTATTTACTTATCCAACGTAATGTCTCCTACGAAATAGCAAAAGAGATGGGCAATTGGCCCATTTTCAAGATGGGTAAGAACGCAGGAGGGTTTATCAAAGAAGAGCACAATGTACGCGAAATGCCATTTGGGCACTTGGCACGTAGAACTATAGGTTTTACGACCAGAGACGGACGACTGTTCGGGTTAGAATCCGCATTTGATTCTGTCTTGCGCGGGAAAAGTGGCAAACGCTATGAACAAAGAGTATCTGCACATGTCTGGCGTCCTATTGACAACAATGAATTTGAACCCGAAAATGGTTATGATATTGTTACAACCATAGACATAAACATTCAAGATGTAGCAGAAGATGCCCTCAGACGCGCCTTAGATAGTTCTAATGCACAAAGTGGATGCGCCATTTTAATTGAAGTAGAGACTGGTGCAATCAGAGCTATTGCTAACTTTAACAGACTCAAGGATGGAAGCTATTTTGAAAGTATGAACCTCGCTATTAGTGATGCTTCAGACCCGGGCTCTACTTTTAAGCTGGCTAGTATGCTCGCACTTTTAGAGGAAGGCGTTATTGACATTGACGATAGTGTGGATATCAACTACGGAAGAAAACAATTCTATGATAGGTTTATGGAGGATGCTCACAGTTCTCCTAATAAAAAAATTACGGTTAAACAAGCTTTTGAATTCTCTTCCAATGTCGGAATTGCCGGTTTAGTTGAAGAATACTTTAAAAGCAATCCTCAAAGGTTTATTGACTATTTAACAAAGCTCAACCTTAGCAAACCCATTGGAGTTGAAATATATGGTGAAGGAAATATTAGAATCAAATCTCCAATTGATAAAGATTGGAACCTCACTACCCTACCATGGACTGCGATTGGCTATGAGTCCCGTATTACGGCTCTGCAAATACTGAACATCTATAATACCATTGCCAACAATGGTAAAATGATTAAGCCATTTTTTGTATCGGAAATCAGAAAGACAGGAAAAACCCTTTGGAAACATGAGACTGAAGTACTTAACGAACGCGTTTGCTCTCAATCTACTATTGACAAATTAAAAGAACTGCTGATTGGCGTAGTGGAAGAAGGAACAGCTAGAAATTTAAGAAATTTGGATTACAAGGTTGCCGGCAAAACCGGGACAGCTCAAATATTTACAGGAAAAGGATATGACAAGTATTCTCACAAAGCCTCATTTGTGGGATATTTTCCGGCAGACAAACCAAAATATTCTTGCATTGTAGTCATCAATGAACCACGAAGAGGTGGTTATTACGGAAATGTTATAGCAGGACCGGTATTCAGAGAGATTGCAGATAAAGTGTATGCAACTCTTTTAGATATTCATCCCGAAATACAGCCTGACGCAGATGTAATCCTACCGATTGTCAAAGATGGAATTAGAGATGACATCAAGTTTGTTTTAAATACGCTTCAAATAAGTTCAAATACACGAGAAGGAGTAACGGGAAGCGAGTGGGTTCGAGCAAGCAAACAAGACAAATACATCAGTCTGAGTCCAAGACAAATTAACAAAAACATGATGCCGGATGTAAGAGGAATGGGGCTAAGGGACGGTTTGTATCTCCTTGAGTCATTAGGATTAACTGTATCTGTTGAAGGGTATGGCTGGATTAAATATCAAAGCCTGCCTCCCAATACACCAATTACACCGGGCAACAAAGTATTTATTGATTTAAAACCATGA
- a CDS encoding universal stress protein, with translation MEIKKILVPYEGSPSSEIALKKAVLTAKIFNAELTVVFVVTDSTSAAMVDKVKELTVGKYKDSGVNIHFVQRKGRIYKEINAQEKELEADLIMMGTHGAKGFQENWIGTNAFRVVSASKCPVITMQEFPFPENFQKILLPLNDTDQTRQKIPFVTQLARGFDAEVVIFCVSARKDETTINKLRMYAKQAKTYLDEHKVASSFAEEYGRNIADIIVDYSKANGVDLISIMTETETTNSFFMGTYAQQLVHHSPVPVLSVHTRSLTLEGAIFAS, from the coding sequence ATGGAAATTAAAAAAATACTCGTGCCTTATGAAGGTTCTCCTTCATCAGAAATTGCTTTAAAAAAAGCAGTTCTAACAGCTAAGATTTTCAATGCAGAATTAACGGTGGTATTTGTGGTTACAGACTCCACGTCTGCTGCGATGGTGGATAAAGTAAAAGAGTTAACCGTTGGTAAATATAAAGATAGCGGAGTTAATATTCATTTTGTTCAAAGAAAGGGTAGGATATACAAAGAAATCAATGCTCAAGAGAAAGAATTGGAAGCTGATTTAATTATGATGGGAACTCATGGTGCTAAAGGATTTCAAGAAAACTGGATAGGTACAAATGCATTCAGGGTCGTAAGTGCATCCAAATGTCCTGTTATTACCATGCAGGAATTCCCCTTTCCTGAAAACTTCCAAAAAATCCTTCTCCCATTAAACGATACAGACCAGACCAGACAAAAAATTCCATTTGTTACACAACTTGCGAGAGGATTTGATGCGGAAGTTGTTATTTTCTGTGTGAGTGCAAGAAAAGATGAAACCACCATCAACAAATTAAGAATGTATGCAAAACAAGCAAAGACATATTTAGATGAACATAAAGTTGCAAGCTCTTTTGCAGAAGAATATGGTAGAAATATTGCCGATATAATTGTTGACTACTCAAAAGCAAATGGGGTGGATTTAATCTCAATTATGACAGAGACAGAAACGACCAATAGCTTCTTTATGGGTACTTATGCTCAACAATTAGTGCATCATTCACCGGTTCCTGTTCTTTCTGTTCATACACGCTCATTGACTCTTGAAGGAGCAATCTTTGCATCCTGA